The following is a genomic window from Candidatus Kapaibacterium sp..
GCTCAAACAATCAGCAGTTCTCAATCGTTTTGAGCAGGGTTCCCAGGAAAGAAAAAGATTAGAAGATAGCTTTAAAAGCCCAACCCTTTGGGATTTTTTTCTAAGATATTTACAAACGAATTCTTACGATATACCACAAAACATACTCAACCGAGATTTCACCGCAAAAGTAGAAACATCTCCGGAAGTTCAACTAATACTTATAGACATTTATCGCAATTCGCCAATCATAGCACAGTTCTGCGAACTGATGTTAGACCTCGACGAGGGCTTGCAAGAATGGCGCTATCGTCACGTGAAAATGGTTGAACGTACAATCGGAGCAAAAATGGGTACAGGTGGAAGTCCGGGAGCTAAATATTTACAATCTACCCTATTCAACCCATGTTTCCCGGATTTATGGGCAATAAGATCGGAGTTCAATAATGATTGATGTTAATATTTTGACAAAAGATGTCAACCCTTTGAGTAGATTTTATAGTAATTTCAAAGTAACTGAAAGAATTTTGCTAACCGGACATTCCCACCAAGCATGGCCCGATGCTGCTTATGAGGGCATTCGCGAAGCATGGAAAGACGCGGCTCTTTTAGTTGATGATAAGTGGGAAAAGGCTTTTCACAAATCGGATAGAGTTCGTCAAGGATATGCGGAATTATTAGATGGCAAGGCGCACAATATCGCCCTTGCTACCAATACACATGAGCTTTTTATAAAATTTCTTTCGGCACTTGATTTGAAGAATCGTAGGAAGGTCATCACAAGCGACTCAGAATTTTATACTGTGCGACGCCAATTAGACCGTTTGGACAAAGAATTTCTCGAAGTGGTCAATGTTGCCTCCGAACCATACGATACCTTATCAGAACGCATGGCTCAATTGGTTGACGATAAAACTGCAGCCGTTGTAATATCAAAAGTATTCTATAATAATTCTAAAATTATCGAAAATTTGAGCCTTTTAGATAGCACCTGCGAAAAATTTGGCGCCAGATTGATGATAGACACTTACCACACTTTGAATGCTATTCCATTTTCAATTATAGAAGAAAATTTGCCAAATAGCTTCGTTTTGGGCGGTGGCTATAAATACTGCCAATTAGGCGAAGGCAATTGCTTCATGCTGATACCCGACGGTGTTGAATTCAGACCTGCATTGACCGGCTGGTTCAGCGAATTTGGGATGATTACAGCTCCTAAAGTTCAGGGGCAAGTTAATTACGGTCCAAGCCATTGGCAATTCGCAGGCTCAACTTATGACCCAATTAGTCACTATCGTGCATCGAGTGTCTTGGACTTTTTCCGCGATATGCAATATTCACCGGTAAAATTAAGAGAAATTTCATTGCATCAATTGAAGTACTTGGCTTCGGAATTTGATAAAGCCGGTATGCCGAGCGAGATAATAGACCGTAAACGAGACATTCCACTTGAAAAATTCGGCGGATTCATAGTCTTTTATACCAAAAGGGCGGCGCGAATAACAAATGAACTCAGACAAAGAAACATTTTTGTAGATTTTAGGGGTGAAAATTTGAGATTCGGACCTGCACCCTATTTGAGCAACCGTCAATTGGCTGATTCAATCGTCGCTTTGAAAGAAATAGTAAATAATATGGGCAAGAAATGAGTAATCTAATCTCAGAATATACTGTTAAATTAACATCGTTCAAATATCTATCTTGGGTGATGACAGGAATTTCAGTCATATACATACTAAGCGGTGTTACATCGGGAGACCAAGAGAAAATCACCGAAGCATTAACCGGTGGAATTATCGGCTTGTTGATTGCCTTGTTCTTTTACTATTTCGGCAAAAAATCACGCACAATCAGCATGTATGATGATAAATTGCAATACACTCAATCAAACAAAACATTCACTACTACTTGGGATAATTTAGCATTAGTAAAGAGTTACCAAGAAGATGGCAAACAAAGCGAAAACTTAATCATAATGACTGAGGATGAGCGATTAATAAATATCTCAAGTGCTTACTTTGAAAAATCAAAACTAATCTCGGCTTATAAAGATATTTACAATTTTGTAAACGAGAATTTTGAAGACAACTCAGTCACATTCGAAGACGATAGGGATTGGCTGAAAAGCGAGTAATCACGTTTTTTCGGGATAGCCCATAATTCTGCCAATAAAACTAAATGCCGGAAATCGTTCAAGTATGATTTTCAGTATTACCATCAAGGGCACAGATAGCAACATCCCGGGAATACCCCAAATATAACCCCAGAAAACTAAGCCAAATAGTACGGTAAGTGTATTGAGACGCATACGATTACCCATTACTATCGGTTCAATCACATTACCCATCATAAACTGTACGGTTACTAACAAAATTGATAGCAATAATATTGTTTGCAAGGAATCAATTTGAATAATAGACATTAAAATTGGGAAAACAGTACCTAAAATTGAACCAATATTCGGAATGAAATTCAATATAAATGCTGAAAATCCCCAAAAAAATGCAAATTTTATTCCGAATGAAACGCATATACCATAAACTAACAAACCGGTTATAATGCTTATTAAAGTTTTAATCGCTACATAAGAAAATATCGAGTGTTGAATTTTGGCGTATTCCGCTAAAAATTGCTCAGATTTATCTGCCCCAACATAGCTCATATAATCTTTATAACCTGACATTCCCGCTAATAGCATAATATAGTACAAAGCAAAAAACATAAATGAACCTAAAAATGAACCTAAACCCGATGCCAAATCACCCATAAACCCTGAAAGCCAACCATCACCAGCTCGTTTGTAAATCTCTGAAACAAGTAGAGTGGTATCGAGGTCCAATTTAAAAACGGCATTAATCCATGTCAATAATCCATCAAGTTTACTCAATAGACGGCTCAAAAGATAGTCTTGTTGCTCTACGATACTTGTTACAGTATCGGAAACTATTAAAAAAATACCGAACAGCACAGCTAATGATATAATCGAAACAGTAGGCAAAATAAAAAGTTTAGGGATTTTTTTTCTGAGTAAAAAATCAATAAAGGGCTGCATCACGATAGCGCCCAACAAAGCCAATACAAGTGGTAATATAATAGATGCTAATTCATTTAGTATATAGAAAATTACTATAGCTAAGAATAAAATCAGAATATTTTTAATTGTATTGTCTTGCATTTTGTTAATTACTTCCTTCAACTATTTTGGGAAATGATTGCAATAGTTCGTCTAATTTGCTGATGTCTTTTCCGCCTGCAGTTGCTAAATGAGGCTTTCCACCGCCGCCACCATCAACGATTTTGGCTGCTTGCCCGATGAGTTTTCCTGCATTATATTTAGATACTAAATCATCGCTCACTATACACGCAAGTTGAACTTTGCCGTCATTAATTGATGAAATAAATGCAATTGAATTTTTATTATAAGTTTCTCTAAGTTTTTCGGCAATGGTTCTCAAATCATTATTATAATCATTATTTAAATTATAAATAAATAATTTTATTTCATTAATTTCAATTGGTTTACAATCATTGATAATCATGTTTACAGTATCATTTAACTTGATTATATTAATTTCTTTATTTAATTCCTTAATTTTGTCGAGTAATTCATCTTGCTTTTTCTTGCTCTCTTCCAATTTATTATTGAGTGAACTGATATAATTCTCAACTTCGCGTCCGGTAATAGCTTCGATACGGCGAACACCAGCTGCAATTGAGGATTCGGATATAATCTTGAAAAGTCCGATTTCCGATGTATTTCGGACATGAGTCCCACCACACAGTTCCATAGAATATTTGCTATCCATAGTAACAACACGGACTCTATCTCCGTATTTGTCACCGAAGAACATTTTTATCTTACTATTTTGAGAAGCAACTTCCATATCAAGTTCTTCAATATTTATATCTATGATTTCCAAAATTTTCTCATTTACTATACGTTCGATTTGATGAATTTGTTCCGCAGAAACTTTTTCAAAATGATTAAAGTCGAATCTTAAATACCCGGGTGCAACAAGCGAGCCTGCTTGCTGAACGTGTTCGCCCAGAATGACTCTAAGCGCTTCGTGCATTAAGTGAGTCGCAGAGTGGTTACGCATAATATCAATTCTTCGGCTCGAGTCAACACGTGCAAGAACTTTGTCGCCGACTTTAGCCTCAATATTTCTGTCGCAGATATGAAAAATTGCCGTACCGGATTTTTTCATATCATTGACTTGATATTCAGTCCCGCCTATCAACAAAACGCCTGTATCAGAAATTTGACCGCCACTTTCCGTATAAAAAGGAGTTTGGGCTAATACAATCAAATTTTCATTTACAAATTTCACTTCGGATTCACATTCCAACATTTCATAACCAACAAATTGCGATACAGCATCTGTCTGAGGCAATACAAGTTCATCCGAAAAGCTTTTACGAGCAGCACGTGAACGTTCCTTTTGCTGCTTCATAGATTCGTCGAATCCGGCATTATCTACGGAATAGCCGCGTTCTCTTGCAATGAGTTGAGTCAAATCTAAAGGGAAACCAAATGAATCGTAGAGCAAAAATGCTTCTTCGCCCGGAATGATTTTTCCGGATTCATCTAACTTTGAGAGAATTTCGTCAAATTTTTCGAGACCACGCTCAAGAGTTTGAAGAAAACTTTCCTCTTCAGCTTTGATGACTCGATGGATTGTACTTTCGTATTGCTTCAATTCGGGGAATTGTTCACCCATAATGTCAATCAAAACAGGTAATAATTTATAAATTATAGGTTCTTTGAAACCAAGATTGCGTGAAAATCGCGAACCGCGACGCAAAATTCGTCTCAAAACATATCCTCTGCCCTCATTACCGGGCAATGCACCATCGGCAATCGCAAACGATAAAGTACGCAAATGGTCGGCAATGACTCTCATCGCAATGCTATCGCTATCATCTAAATCCTGTTTATAAATCTTACCTGATAATTTTGCAATTTCGCTAATAATTGGGCTGAAAACATCTGTGTCATAATTGGATTCTTTTTGCTGGATAACCGAACATATTCTCTCGAAACCCATGCCTGTATCAACATGCTTTGCAGTTAAGGGTTCCAATTCACCGGTTGACTTCCTGTTGTATTGAATAAATACGAGATTCCAAATTTCAATTACCTCCGGAACTCCGGCGTTTACTAAATTGGCACCACTCAAGTCAGGAGTTCTGTCATAGTGGATTTCGCTACAAGGACCGCATGGACCGGTCTCCCCCATTTCCCAGAAATTATCTTTCTCGTCAAAACGATGAATTCGAGATTCGGGAAGATATTTTTTCCAAATTTCAAAAGCTTCATCATCAGTGCGGAAAACGGAAGCATGCAACCTTTCGATTGGTAATTTCCAAACATCGGTCAATAGTTCCCAAGCCCACTGAATCGCTTCATGCTTGTAGTAATCACCAAAGCTCCAGTTACCAAGCATCTCAAAAAATGTATGGTGATAGGTATCAACGCCAACTTCCTCCAAATCATTATGCTTGCCGCTTACCCGAATACATTTCTGTGTGTCGGCTGCACGAGTATATTCTCGGCTTCCGGTACCTAAGAAAACGTCTTTGAACTGGTTCATACCGGCATTTGTAAACAAAAGAGTAGGGTCGCCAAAGGGAATCACAGCCGAACCCTGTACGATACGATGTTCTTTATCTTTAAAAAAATCTAAAAAAGACTTTCTAATTTCTTGCGATGTCATAAAATTCCTTCAATTTCAATTTCAGTGTAAAATACAAAAGTACAAAAAATGCTTATTCCAATTAACATTAATGCTATGACGAACAACAGGAAATTTCTTTGCAGAAGCGGAAAAATTGCTTACTTTTGAACTCCGACGTTGCCCGGATGGCGGAATTGGCAGACGCGCTACATTCAGGGTGTAGTGAGAGAACTCTCGTGCAGGTTCGACTCCTGTTCCGGGTACAAAATCGCAAACGAATCGTCCAAAAATTTGGACGATTTTTTTTTTGGGGGGTTTGAACCTACTGTCGTTTAAACATTCATTTTAAATAAATATAAGTTTTTAATGTAAAATCACCATAATATGCGCTTTCAATCGCTTCCATACTACTTCTTCGATTAAATACTCAAAACCTGTGAATTATATACATTTTAGATTTTTGTATATAACTTTCACTTGCAGCTTTAGACTTATCTTATAATGTAAGTATTGTGCAAATTGAATATAGATTTTACTCATTAGCATATTACATGTGAATTATATACATTTTAGGTTTTTCTATGTAACTTTGTCTTGTATCTTTGGAGTTATCTTTGTATCGTAAATAAGTTTCATATAGAAATTAAAATATACCGAATATCATTATAAAAGGAAATGGTAGGGATTCAAAAAATTTTTCTTCAAACTGAAACTGTATGAGCGAACGACCTATAACACTTCCGACCAAACAAGATAGTACTTACAGACAGACAGACATACGAATAATGCATCATGGCACTATGAAGGATTGCATTACCGGATTCGGACAACACAAAGACGATTACTTACATAAAGTAGAGCTTTATGAATATTTTGTCTAAAGGAATTTGAATTGAAAATTTTTATACATTATTAAGGAATATCACAATGAATAGTTTTAAAATTATAGTGTTTGCAATGGCTTTGAGCTTCTACACATTTTTGATTGGCTGTCAGTCAGAAAGTGAAAAAGTTGATGATGCACGTATGGAACTTCAAACATCAAAATATGATGTAGTCGAAGCAAGAACAGAACTAACTCAGGCTATTAAGGATTCAATTGATGATTACAAGAGCTTTAAGCAGCAATCTGAATTGAGGATTCTCCAACATGAGAAAGATATCGCTGAACTAAAATTACAAATTGCAAAAACAAATAAGACTACTAGAAACAACTACGACAAAATGATTATTGATTTGGAACAAAAAAATTACTTGTTGAAGGAGAATTTGAAAACATATAATGAAAAAGGCAAAGAAAATTGGGAAAACTTCAAGACTAAATTCTCACGTAACATGGATGATCTTGGAAATTCAATATCTAATTTCTTTACAACTGAACAAAAGAAATAGCAATTGTAGTTGATTTCAGTATCAATTATTAACAATGTTACATGAAGGACAAGAAGTAAAATGAAAAACGCAGAAATCAATAAAGCAGAAGCTTTGATTTTGGTTGAAATAATTGAGTATGAATTGAATTCTGTTGTGATAAAGACAATCATAAAAAAAACGACAGGAAATGTAAGCGTATTGTCACTTGATGTAGGTGAAGGATTGGTCGAGAGAATATCTGCATTTGATTCATTTGCACATATTATTGATGGCAGGGCTGAAATCGTAATTAATGGTAAATCATCTTTTCTTGAAACAGGACAATCTATAATCATACCTGCTCATATTTCGAATAAAATTGTAGCTAATGAACGTTTCAAAATGATACTGACAGTTATAAAAAGCGGCTATGAATAAACCTTACTGTCACAGAAAAACATACCAAATTTAGTGTATGTAAGCATTTAGTTATTCAATATCATAATAGCGATATATTATTGCTGTTAAACAAAAAATTATTCTTATTATAAAATAAGAAAACATAATAAAGGATTTTACAATGAAAAGTTTTAAAAACAAAATCGTATTTAGTTTCATATTCACATTTGTCATCGCAATGATGTTTATATCAACGACAGATGCGCAAGAAATGAAATTTCGCCAACAAGCATGGCGATACGGATTGAACCTTGGTTACCAATTTAACTCAGCCGGGCTTGGATGGCAGTATCTTCACGGTCTTGACCCGAATTTCCAATCAGAAAGGGATGAAATTGACTATGTAGATGGTACAGGTAATGGTATTTACTTAGGCTTATTTGGGGAATATCTTTCCGAAAGCTGGTGGGGATTCCAATTCCGTGTCTCATATGATGTCAGAGATGCATTAGTAATTGATGACACGAGAACGCCAATTCCTTCATTTGACACTAAAATGAGCTACCTGACTTTTGAACCATTGTTCAGGGCTGACCAAAATCTTATTCCAAATTTGAACTTCTATATAGGTCCTTTCTTAGCATATAACTTAAGTAGTACTTACGTCTTTAAATTTGATAAGGATGCTGCTGCTGAAGAAGCGGAAAGAGATGTACCTGATGTTGTCAAGTTAACTTATGGACTCCAAGGTGGTGTGGCATATGATATTAGGATTTCAGATTTAGACCAAAATTCATCCTTGTATTTATCGCCATTCTTTGAAACATCATGGTTAGTAAATCAACGTGAAAGCATTGATGAACCGGACCAAAATTCGATAGCTGATGTATGGTCAACTGTGGCTTACAGGATTGGAGTTAGGTTTTCTATCGAACACAGAGACCCGATAGAAGGTATGACTCAAATTTCAAAATCACCAACTCCAACATTTACTAATAAAGTAGCAATTGCAATGCCTACTGATAATACTATAGTTACTAAGAATGTAAAAGGTTATTTCCCAATACATCCTTATGTGTTTTTTGACAAAGGTAGTTTAGATTTTCCAAGAAGGTATAAAACATTGACATTTTCTGAAGCTCAAAATTTCAACGAGTCAGACTTATCTAATTTTGAAAAAGGTGATTTGACTGTTAAAGAAACAAACGTGAACCAGTTGATGATAGCATACTACAATGTAATGAATGTATATGGTGACAGGATGAGAAAGAATCCAAGTGTTCAATTGACTTTACGTGGTTCGGACCCCGATGAAAAAAATGCTGAAGTACATGCTACCAAAGTCAAGAACTATTTGGTAACTAATTTCGGTATTAATGCAGATAGAATATCCGTAATTACAGACCCTCCGTATGCTCCATCGGGAAGTGATGAGACTGAAGTAAAATCAGCAGAATTGATTAATGACGAAAATAGAAGAGTCAAGTTTGTTTTCAGCAACTCGGACATGTACAAACCATTGGTTTATACTATTAGAGATGAAACTTCGATTGACAATGATATGCTATTTTCGATTGACAATTCAGTTCCATTCAGGAGCTGGGATATTACTATCACCGGCGAAGGCAGAACAATGTATTTCGGTCCATACTCATATAGCAGTGCCAGAATTAATCCGGCTGAACTTATGAGATTTCTTGAAAATGGAAAATATAATGCTAAAGTTTCCATTACCGATAGAACCGGAAAAATCACTACTGAAAATGTTAGCTTCAATCTAACTAAAGATACCGAATTGGAAAATGCTTCAAGATACCTGATGATATTTGACTATAACCAAGCAGATGCGGTTAGAACTTATGAGACCACCATCAGAAACGATATTGTCAAAGGTATTGGAAACACAGATAGGGTTATCGTACATGGTCATACTGATATTATTGGTACACCGGAAGGTAATATGAAGCTATCGAAAGAAAGAGCTGAGGAAACGAAATCAATTATTGATGACCAGCTCAGAAAAGACAATAAAACAACAAGAAATGTCACAAGTATGGGCATGGGTGAACGTAAAACACAATATTCATTCGATAACAAATACCCCGAAGGTAGAATGTATAACAGAAATGTATTTGTCGAAATCATCGAAGGCAGATGAGTTAGATAACAGAATTATAACAGTGTTATATGATAGTTTGACGCAGTCTTGATTTTAGTTTTGAAGGAAGTAAAGGACTCTTTTGATAGTGAAGAAAAATTATTTTTTGGGTTCTTTATAAACCTTCTCAACTATCGCTATTTGAATCTAAAAATAATATAATTGCATATTTAAAACAAAATTATAGGAGTATTTATGTTGTATATAATCGCAGTAGTGATGATAATCCTTTGGCTTCTCGGAATGTTAAGTTCATATACAATGAGCGGATTCATTCATGTACTTTTAGTGATAGCCGTAGTTATAATATTAGTAAGACTTATTCAAGGTCGCAGAGTTGTATAGAATATCTTACAAAATGAACGGTTTGATGTATTAAAAGTATTTATATGCTAAAGACAATCACGGTTCTCTTTAGTAAAATTAAAAAAAGTATTTAAAATTTTCGATAATGGTTTTAAGGAGGAAACATGAAAAAATTTATTATGATATTGATTATGGCAAGTTTTGCCACAACATTTATTAGTCTGGCTCAAAATGATACAGAAGGACATCGGGAAATTCTGCACGTTGGTTTGAAAATAGGGTTAAATTACTCGAATGTCTGGGATTCCGAAGGCGAGGATTTTGTAGCCAATTCAACATTTGGTTTGGTATTTGGCGGTTTCGTTTCGATTCCGATTTGGGAGTATGTAGGATTTCAACCCGGATTGCTCTTTTCTCAAAAAGGTTTCGAAGGTAGTGGTAAGATTCTCGGTGGCGATTATCGCCTCACCCGAACTACAAATCATATTGCCATACCATTGTTGGCAACTTTGAGACCGATTAAAGAAATTACAATTGTAGCCGGACCGCAGTATTCATATTTAGTCAAACAAACTGATGTGTTCGAGAATGCTTTGACTACAGTAGAACAGGAGCAGGAATTTGAAAATGACAATATCAGAAACAACACTCTATCATTCTTAATTGGATTAGATGTTAACTTGGACCAACTTGTTTTTGGAACAAGATTAGGTTGGGATTTACACCAAAATCATGGGGACGGCAATTCGCATACCCCACGATATAGAAATTCTTGGGTGCAATTTACTGTTGGTTACAGGTTTCAATAAGTGAAGCATTTGGAGTCGTCACTCTGTCTTATTTAAATGTGATTGGCGGCGTATTGATTAAATTTTACAACATATATTTGGGATTATTTTACATATCCCAAGGAGAATTAAGATGAAGATTTTTATTACAGGACTTTTGATTGCTCTTTTCCTTATAGTGTCAGTTCAGACATCCAAATCGTTCGCCCCTCAAGGCAGAGATTTCGGATTGGGATTGATGGCAGGCGAACCTTCCGGTTTGACAGCGAAAATTTGGTCATACAATGACAGAGCTTTTGCTTTGAGTCTTGGCAGTTCCTATTTAGGAAATATCAGAATTGGTGTTGATTATTTATGGCATTTCAATGCTTTTAATTCAAAAGTAGTCAATATGTATGCAGGTCCGGGTGTGGCTATTGGTATTGGCGAAAGTGGCGGCTGGTGGTACAGCAACAAAGGCAAAACTTGGTATAAAGAGAATGACGAATTAGGATTCGGTGTCCGTGGGCTTGTTGGTATCAATATTGTGCCAAGAACTGCTCCACTCGAATTCTTTGTGGAAGTCGGTCTAATGTTAGGTATTCCTTCGCCAATTCGAACTAATTTTGAGGGTGCCCTTGGATTTCGTTACTACTTTTAGTCTTGATACAAACAAAAATTAGGATACATTTAAATTGAATTCTAATCTATGTTTTGCGATTTTATTTAATTCCAGAGTTTGTTCTTTGTATGAATAAATTTGTAGCTAATTTAAATTCTAACTTTGACAAACTCTGGGCTTTTTTTAATAATGAATTGATTTAAAATAACTTAGAATAATAAACGACTGACTTTATAATCTCGATAAACAAGATATAGGGAGAAACACAATGACATTTTTTACGATTTTATTACGACAACACAAACTTTTGAATTAAAGAATTAGATTCTATATGAAATTATATATAAAATATATGGTGTGTATTAGATGTAAGATGGTAGTGGCATCCGAATTGGAAAATTTAGGCATTCAATATAAAAATCTCACAATTGGCGAAGTCGAGGTCAGTGAAGACGTGAGCGATGCGGATAAGGAAAAGCTCGACATTAACTTGAGACGTTCCGGACTGGAACTTATGAACAATAGGAAAAGTCAAATTATTGAAAAAATAAAAAATGTAATAATTGAGATGGTTCACTATACAGAAGATATGGAACCGGTACACTTCTCGGAAGTTTTGAGCGAGAAACTTCATTTGGATTACACTTATCTTTCAAATCTCTTTTCTGAAGTAACAGGAGTTACGATACAACAATTTGTAATCAAGCATAAGATTGAACGTGTTAAAGAACTGCTTGTTTACGATGAGCTAAATATAAGCGAAATCGCTTGGAAACTGAACTATAGCAGCGTTCAACATCTTTCGACTCAGTTCAAAAAAGTTACAGGCTTATCCCCTTCTCACTTTAAGAATCTACGTAAAAAACGCAGACAGTCTATAAACGAAATTGGTTGATACCTCATAAAGTATCAACCAATTTTTTTTAGAATTGTAAAGCAAATCCTACTTATCAGCTTCTCCCATAACCGGGTCAATCGAACCAATACAAGCAACCACATCCGACAGCATCGAGCCTTCGACAAAATGAGGCAAAGCTTGCAAATTGGATGCCGACGGCGAACGAATTTTCATCTTCCATGGGTGTCCGGTACCGTCAGAAACAATAAAGAAACCGAGCTCACCTTTCGGGGCTTCGATAGCAGTGTATGTCTCTCCCGGCTCAGGTGCAGCACCAAAATTAATCAACATAAAATCGTGAATAAGCTCTTCCATTTTGGTATAAATTTCATTTTTACGTGGTAATACCTTCTTAGGTTCATTAGCAAGAACCGGACCTTTGGGCATTTGGTCGAGCACTTGAGTAATAATCTTGATACTTTCCCTCATCTCATCAACTCTGACCATATATCGAGACCAGCAATCACCTTCGGGATAAGTTATGACGTCGAAATCGAGTTTGTCATAAACCAAATACGGCATATCACGACGAATGTCTCTTGGAATTCCGGAACCACGCAAACATGGTCCGGTCAGACCATATTGGACAGCTAATTCGGGACTTATTACACCAATACCTGCAACTCTGTTAATAAAAATCGAATTACGATGCACAAGTTTTTCCGATTTTTCTAATTGAGCGGGGAATTGTGCCACCCATTCACGAAGTTTTGCAATCGTAGCATCATCAATATCATTTGCGACGCCACCAATGCGAGTATAGCTTGTTGTAAATCTTGCTCCGCAAATTAACTCGAAAATATCGTACAATTTTTCGCGCTCAGTGAAAGTCCAAATCAGCACAGTCAAAGCTCCAACGTCCATA
Proteins encoded in this region:
- a CDS encoding PorT family protein, which translates into the protein MKKFIMILIMASFATTFISLAQNDTEGHREILHVGLKIGLNYSNVWDSEGEDFVANSTFGLVFGGFVSIPIWEYVGFQPGLLFSQKGFEGSGKILGGDYRLTRTTNHIAIPLLATLRPIKEITIVAGPQYSYLVKQTDVFENALTTVEQEQEFENDNIRNNTLSFLIGLDVNLDQLVFGTRLGWDLHQNHGDGNSHTPRYRNSWVQFTVGYRFQ
- the nuoD gene encoding NADH dehydrogenase (quinone) subunit D — protein: MNVRTQAEIDKITAIRQDKIYKRLMDGDTNITFDDALDNDMILNMGPQHPATHGVLRVLLRLEGETILRCVPELGYLHRGYEKLAENVTYHEFIPHTDRLDYLSPMSNNTAIALAIENSLGIEASPRAQWIRVLVSEMARISSHLMAMGATCMDVGALTVLIWTFTEREKLYDIFELICGARFTTSYTRIGGVANDIDDATIAKLREWVAQFPAQLEKSEKLVHRNSIFINRVAGIGVISPELAVQYGLTGPCLRGSGIPRDIRRDMPYLVYDKLDFDVITYPEGDCWSRYMVRVDEMRESIKIITQVLDQMPKGPVLANEPKKVLPRKNEIYTKMEELIHDFMLINFGAAPEPGETYTAIEAPKGELGFFIVSDGTGHPWKMKIRSPSASNLQALPHFVEGSMLSDVVACIGSIDPVMGEADK
- a CDS encoding AraC family transcriptional regulator, with translation MKLYIKYMVCIRCKMVVASELENLGIQYKNLTIGEVEVSEDVSDADKEKLDINLRRSGLELMNNRKSQIIEKIKNVIIEMVHYTEDMEPVHFSEVLSEKLHLDYTYLSNLFSEVTGVTIQQFVIKHKIERVKELLVYDELNISEIAWKLNYSSVQHLSTQFKKVTGLSPSHFKNLRKKRRQSINEIG